The following coding sequences lie in one Gemmatimonadota bacterium genomic window:
- a CDS encoding pyrroloquinoline quinone-dependent dehydrogenase, whose protein sequence is MNTTSSSARPLCPAFAVAALMLLWLTGCAPPASETGESSPDVEWRHYANDAGGTKYSPLRDVHTGNVARLEMAWTARAGDVPAEMFDPERHGTEGVRGDGLPVDPRAGGTCSACHGQDLRFETTPLMRSGALVVSTPLNRVLSLDPATGEQRWAYDPHVSVDHGYSEDFISRGVSAWDDPTAPAAATCAHRIFVATIEARLIALDAATGSPCTDFGTEGVVRLDLGVSLGEQEVDVGQYLVTSPPAVVGDVLVVGSAIGDNRRRDVESGIVRAFDTRSGALRWSFDPIPRTPSSPGWEGWTEEAAHSTGAANVWAPIAADPARDLVFLPTGSAAPDFYGGDRPGRNDFANSVVALRAGTGELVWSFQVVHHDLWDYDVASQPMLIDVEHEGRQRAAVVVGTKMGLLFVLDRETGEPLLPVTERPVPQSDVPGESSWPTQPFPSLPPLHESVLTPDSAFGLTEESRRACGEWIGRLRNEGMYTPPSLEGSLLWPGFGGGMNWDGAAWDPERHLLVVPIKRLAMFVQLHRRPDFDTRLQNREQGLEYARQGGTPYGMSRMPLIGADGVPCSPPPWSKLVAVDLATGTIRWERPHGGLAAFETPSGPVHPDPAWGSLTFGGPLSTAGGLTFIAGGMDDRIRAYATETGDLLWEHALPAGGQASPMTYRYRGRQYVVIAAGGRSGIGTSGDHIVAFALPE, encoded by the coding sequence ATGAACACGACGAGTTCCTCGGCCCGCCCGCTCTGCCCGGCGTTCGCCGTGGCCGCGCTGATGCTCCTGTGGCTGACCGGCTGCGCGCCTCCCGCTTCCGAGACCGGTGAGTCCTCGCCGGACGTGGAATGGCGCCACTATGCCAATGATGCCGGCGGCACCAAGTACTCCCCGCTGCGTGACGTGCACACCGGCAACGTGGCGCGTCTGGAGATGGCGTGGACCGCGCGGGCGGGCGACGTGCCCGCCGAGATGTTCGATCCGGAGCGTCACGGAACCGAGGGCGTGCGGGGCGATGGGCTGCCTGTCGACCCACGGGCGGGGGGAACCTGCTCGGCCTGCCACGGGCAAGACTTGCGCTTCGAGACCACGCCGCTCATGCGCTCCGGCGCTTTGGTCGTCTCCACACCGCTCAATCGGGTGCTGTCCCTGGACCCGGCCACCGGCGAGCAGCGCTGGGCCTACGATCCGCACGTCAGCGTGGACCACGGCTACTCGGAAGACTTCATCTCCCGAGGAGTGTCCGCTTGGGATGATCCGACGGCACCGGCCGCAGCCACCTGCGCCCACCGCATCTTCGTCGCCACCATCGAAGCCCGCCTCATCGCGTTGGACGCGGCCACCGGATCACCGTGTACGGACTTCGGAACCGAGGGCGTCGTTCGCCTCGACCTGGGTGTGTCGCTGGGCGAGCAGGAGGTCGACGTCGGCCAGTACCTGGTGACGTCGCCGCCAGCCGTGGTAGGTGACGTGCTGGTCGTGGGGTCCGCCATCGGTGACAATCGTCGGCGCGACGTGGAAAGCGGGATCGTACGCGCGTTCGACACCCGCAGCGGTGCGTTGCGTTGGAGCTTCGACCCGATCCCGCGCACGCCGAGTTCACCGGGCTGGGAAGGCTGGACGGAGGAGGCGGCCCACTCCACGGGCGCAGCCAACGTCTGGGCGCCGATCGCGGCCGATCCGGCACGCGATCTGGTCTTCCTGCCCACCGGCAGCGCCGCTCCGGACTTCTACGGCGGCGACCGTCCCGGACGGAACGACTTCGCCAATTCGGTAGTGGCGCTGCGGGCGGGCACCGGTGAGCTCGTGTGGTCCTTCCAGGTCGTGCATCACGACCTGTGGGACTATGACGTCGCCTCCCAGCCCATGCTCATCGACGTCGAGCATGAGGGTCGGCAGAGGGCCGCCGTGGTTGTGGGCACCAAGATGGGGCTGCTCTTCGTTCTGGACCGGGAGACCGGCGAACCCCTTCTTCCGGTCACCGAGCGACCCGTGCCGCAGAGCGACGTACCCGGCGAATCGAGCTGGCCTACCCAGCCCTTCCCCAGCCTGCCCCCCCTGCACGAGAGCGTGCTCACGCCTGACTCGGCCTTCGGCCTGACGGAGGAGAGCCGCAGGGCTTGTGGCGAATGGATCGGCCGGCTGCGCAACGAAGGGATGTATACGCCCCCTTCGCTGGAGGGGTCTCTCCTGTGGCCGGGGTTCGGAGGCGGCATGAACTGGGACGGAGCGGCCTGGGATCCCGAGCGCCACCTGCTGGTCGTGCCGATCAAGCGCTTGGCGATGTTCGTCCAGCTCCACCGCCGCCCCGACTTCGACACCCGCCTGCAGAATCGAGAACAGGGTCTCGAATACGCGCGCCAGGGAGGCACGCCCTACGGCATGAGTCGAATGCCCCTGATCGGAGCGGACGGGGTCCCCTGCTCCCCTCCGCCCTGGTCCAAGCTGGTCGCCGTCGACCTCGCCACCGGCACCATCCGCTGGGAGCGCCCCCATGGTGGGCTGGCAGCGTTCGAGACCCCATCGGGACCCGTCCACCCCGACCCGGCCTGGGGGTCGTTGACGTTCGGAGGGCCCCTCAGCACTGCGGGCGGGCTGACCTTCATCGCCGGGGGGATGGACGATCGCATTCGCGCATACGCCACCGAAACGGGCGATCTGCTCTGGGAGCATGCGTTGCCGGCCGGCGGACAGGCTTCGCCCATGACGTATCGCTACCGCGGCCGACAGTATGTGGTCATCGCAGCAGGTGGGCGCTCCGGGATCGGCACGTCCGGAGACCACATCGTGGCGTTCGCTCTGCCGGAGTGA
- a CDS encoding histidine kinase, with amino-acid sequence MPERPCMPLTDLSAEPRSRDPDRATGLDRRTVLVILGVFLVEGIFRTGYFHFGERAEGSTRPFLDTLLSETTGSLAVIAVFFAVLLPLCARWRIRRGAFPHVLPPYVVGFVLFSGLKTLIMWGSRSLLWPLAGLGRYDYGDLGYRFLMEGSNDVFGFVILVGAVHAVRGWQEQQRRRLHQAQLEARLHEARLQALQGQLQPHFLFNTLNTISSVMYGDPERADRLLSRLSELLRFSLAAPSRPQVTVEEELQILERYLEIMRTRFDDRLRVSTRVGEGAREALVPSFLLQPLVENAIQHGGDRAGPLSVWVTMETENALLTVRVEDDGVGLEGEPTAAFSRGIGLSNTRERLRLLFGDGADLEVAPRSGGGVVVEATLPVERASS; translated from the coding sequence ATGCCCGAACGTCCTTGCATGCCGCTGACCGACCTTTCAGCCGAACCGCGTTCCCGGGACCCCGACCGGGCGACCGGGCTCGACCGCCGGACCGTCCTGGTCATCCTGGGCGTGTTCCTGGTGGAGGGCATCTTCCGCACCGGCTATTTCCACTTCGGGGAGCGTGCGGAGGGTAGCACCCGACCGTTCCTGGATACGTTGCTCTCCGAGACGACGGGCTCACTGGCCGTCATCGCGGTCTTCTTCGCCGTGCTGCTGCCGTTGTGCGCGCGTTGGCGCATCCGCCGCGGCGCGTTTCCTCACGTGCTGCCCCCCTATGTCGTCGGCTTCGTGCTGTTCTCGGGACTGAAGACGCTGATCATGTGGGGGAGCCGAAGCCTTCTGTGGCCTTTGGCGGGACTGGGGCGCTATGACTACGGCGACCTCGGGTACCGGTTCTTGATGGAGGGGTCGAACGACGTGTTCGGCTTCGTGATCCTGGTGGGGGCGGTACACGCCGTGCGCGGCTGGCAGGAACAACAGCGACGTCGCCTGCACCAGGCCCAGTTGGAGGCACGCCTGCACGAAGCCCGGCTGCAGGCGCTCCAGGGCCAGCTCCAGCCCCACTTCCTGTTCAACACCCTGAACACGATCTCGTCGGTCATGTACGGCGATCCCGAGCGCGCCGATCGCCTGCTGTCCAGGCTGTCCGAGCTGCTCCGCTTTTCCCTCGCGGCACCGAGCCGTCCCCAGGTCACGGTGGAGGAGGAGCTCCAGATTCTGGAGCGCTACCTGGAGATCATGCGCACGCGCTTCGATGATCGGCTCCGCGTGTCCACACGCGTCGGGGAGGGCGCTCGCGAAGCCCTGGTCCCGTCCTTCCTGCTGCAGCCGCTGGTCGAGAACGCCATCCAGCATGGGGGAGACCGCGCCGGACCCCTGAGCGTGTGGGTGACGATGGAGACCGAGAACGCTCTGCTCACGGTACGTGTGGAGGACGACGGGGTGGGACTGGAAGGAGAGCCCACCGCCGCGTTCAGTCGGGGGATCGGCCTCTCCAATACGCGCGAGCGCCTCCGGCTGCTGTTCGGTGACGGAGCGGATCTCGAGGTGGCGCCGCGTTCCGGTGGTGGGGTGGTGGTGGAGGCCACGCTGCCGGTGGAGCGAGCGTCTTCGTGA
- a CDS encoding LytTR family DNA-binding domain-containing protein has translation MSVLTAVVVDDEPHARSKIRRFLSEDARIRVVAEASDGLEALEVLERERPHLVFLDIQMPGMDGFEVLQQLDPSVQPQVIFVTAHDDHALRAFEVHALDYLLKPVDPDRFTETLQRAVDAHERGTEAPLPAALRATLAERTPIERFLVRSRGRMVLVPVAQVEWIGAAGNYVEVHVGDAVHLVRGTLADVEDRLPAGCFARIHRSTIIRLDRIKELQPWSHGDWMVILDSGVELKLSRRYRERLVGLFGP, from the coding sequence GTGAGCGTGCTCACTGCGGTGGTCGTGGACGACGAGCCCCATGCGCGCTCGAAGATCCGACGCTTCCTTTCCGAAGATGCGCGGATCCGGGTCGTCGCCGAAGCCTCCGACGGACTCGAGGCCTTGGAAGTGTTGGAGCGGGAGCGTCCGCACCTGGTGTTCCTGGACATCCAGATGCCCGGCATGGACGGGTTCGAGGTGTTGCAGCAACTGGACCCCAGTGTGCAGCCCCAGGTGATCTTCGTCACGGCCCACGACGACCACGCGCTTCGTGCCTTCGAGGTGCACGCACTCGACTACCTGCTCAAACCCGTCGATCCGGACCGCTTCACGGAGACGCTGCAGCGTGCGGTCGACGCACACGAGCGGGGAACGGAGGCGCCGCTCCCCGCTGCGCTCCGTGCGACGCTGGCAGAGCGAACCCCCATCGAGCGCTTCCTCGTACGGTCGAGGGGTCGGATGGTGCTGGTGCCGGTCGCCCAGGTGGAGTGGATCGGCGCCGCGGGCAACTATGTCGAGGTCCACGTCGGAGATGCCGTCCACCTGGTGCGGGGTACGCTGGCGGACGTGGAAGACCGATTGCCGGCTGGCTGCTTCGCGCGCATACACCGCTCGACGATCATCCGCCTCGATCGCATCAAGGAGCTACAGCCGTGGTCGCACGGGGACTGGATGGTGATCCTCGACTCGGGCGTGGAACTGAAGCTCAGCCGCCGCTACCGGGAGCGCCTCGTAGGGCTGTTCGGCCCATGA